The following proteins come from a genomic window of Doryrhamphus excisus isolate RoL2022-K1 chromosome 12, RoL_Dexc_1.0, whole genome shotgun sequence:
- the cpne7 gene encoding copine-7 isoform X2, giving the protein MNDIQEATSPATSLGGPATCVSKVELRVSCKALLDRDTLNKSDPCVILMVQTNGQWTELDRTEVIKSNLHPVFAKVFSLDYYFEEVQKLRFEVYDIHGTHSIGTRDDDFLGGVECTLGQIVAQKKMVKPLLLKYGKYAGKSTITVHAEEISGNNGYVELAFCAKKLDDKDLFSKSDPFLEIYRINDDETEQLVHRTECLVWDYDSRGKHDFIGEFYATFREMQKISSGNKVTWDCVNPKYKQKKRNYKNSGVVILSDLKLHRVYSFLDYIMGGCQIHFTVAIDFTASNGDPRNSCSLHYINPYQPNEYLKALIAVGEICQDYDSDKRFSALGFGARIPPNYEVSHDFAINFNPEDDECEEIQGVVEAYQNCLPKIQLYGPTNVSPIINRIAKLSAGDGNIKDASRYHILLILTDGVVTDMADTREAIVRASYQPLSIIIVGVGNADFTDMQILDGDDGVLRSPKGEPVLRDIVQFVPFRDFKTASPAALAKCVLAEVPKQVVEYYSHKAIPPMCPVRDLSTPILSPVATSPTE; this is encoded by the exons ATGAATGACATTCAGGAGGCCACCTCTCCTGCCACCAGCCTTGGCGGTCCGGCAACCTGTGTCTCCAAAGTAGAGCTGCGAGTGTCTTGTAAAGCTCTACTGGACCGAGACACTCTCAATAAGTCCGACCCTTGTGTGATCCTCATGGTACAGACCAATGGACAGTGGACGGAG TTGGACAGGACAGAGGTGATCAAGAGCAACTTGCACCCGGTCTTCGCCAAGGTTTTCTCATTGGACTACTACTTTGAAGAAGTACAGAAGCTGCGTTTTGAAGTGTACGACATCCACGGTACTCACAGCATCGGGACGCGTGATGATGACTTTCTGGGTGGTGTGGAGTGTACGCTTGGCCAG ATTGTGGCCCAAAAGAAGATGGTGAAGCCTTTACTTCTCAAGTATGGAAAGTATGCGGGCAAGTCCACTATCACG GTGCACGCAGAAGAAATTTCTGGCAACAATGGCTACGTAGAGCTTGCATTCTGTGCCAAGAAACTTGATGATAAG GACCTCTTCAGCAAGTCAGACCCCTTCTTGGAAATATATCGTATCAATGATGATGAAACCGAGCAGCTTGTTCACAGAACGGAG TGCCTCGTGTGGGATTATGACTCCAGAGGGAAGCACGACTTCATTGGCGAGTTCTACGCTACTTTCAGGGAAATGCAGAAAATCTCCAGTGGAAATAAG GTGACGTGGGATTGTGTGAATCCCAagtacaaacagaaaaaaaggaatTATAAAAACTCAGGAGTAGTCATCCTAAGTGATCTCAAG CTCCACAGAGTTTACTCCTTCTTGGATTACATCATGGGAGGATGCCAGATTCACTTTACG GTCGCCATCGACTTCACAGCTTCTAATGGAGACCCCAGGAACAGCTGTTCTTTGCATTACATCAACCCCTACCAGCCCAACGAGTACCTGAAGGCTCTGATAGCTGTGGGGGAGATCTGCCAAGACTATGACAG TGATAAACGGTTTTCAGCTTTGGGGTTTGGTGCCAGAATCCCTCCAAATTATGAG GTGTCTCATGACTTTGCCATCAATTTCAATCCAGAAGATGATGAATGCGAAG AGATCCAAGGAGTCGTTGAGGCATACCAGAACTGCCTACCTAAAATCCAGCTGTATGGCCCCACCAATGTTTCCCCCATCATTAACAGGATAGCCAAGCTGTCAGCCGGTGATGGCAACATTAAAGACGCCTCT CGTTACCACatcctgcttatcctcaccgaTGGCGTGGTGACGGATATGGCGGACACACGAGAAGCCATCGTGCGAGCCTCCTATCAGCCTCTCTCCATAATTATTGTCGGCGTAGGCAATGCAGATTTTACAGACATGCAGATCTTGGACGGTGATGACGGTGTCCTACGCTCACCGAAGGGCGAGCCGGTCCTGAGGGATATTGTGCAGTTTGTGCCCTTCAGGGACTTCAAGACG
- the cpne7 gene encoding copine-7 isoform X1, with protein MNDIQEATSPATSLGGPATCVSKVELRVSCKALLDRDTLNKSDPCVILMVQTNGQWTELDRTEVIKSNLHPVFAKVFSLDYYFEEVQKLRFEVYDIHGTHSIGTRDDDFLGGVECTLGQIVAQKKMVKPLLLKYGKYAGKSTITVHAEEISGNNGYVELAFCAKKLDDKDLFSKSDPFLEIYRINDDETEQLVHRTEVIKNNLNPVWEPFKVSLISLCSCDEERKLKCLVWDYDSRGKHDFIGEFYATFREMQKISSGNKVTWDCVNPKYKQKKRNYKNSGVVILSDLKLHRVYSFLDYIMGGCQIHFTVAIDFTASNGDPRNSCSLHYINPYQPNEYLKALIAVGEICQDYDSDKRFSALGFGARIPPNYEVSHDFAINFNPEDDECEEIQGVVEAYQNCLPKIQLYGPTNVSPIINRIAKLSAGDGNIKDASRYHILLILTDGVVTDMADTREAIVRASYQPLSIIIVGVGNADFTDMQILDGDDGVLRSPKGEPVLRDIVQFVPFRDFKTASPAALAKCVLAEVPKQVVEYYSHKAIPPMCPVRDLSTPILSPVATSPTE; from the exons ATGAATGACATTCAGGAGGCCACCTCTCCTGCCACCAGCCTTGGCGGTCCGGCAACCTGTGTCTCCAAAGTAGAGCTGCGAGTGTCTTGTAAAGCTCTACTGGACCGAGACACTCTCAATAAGTCCGACCCTTGTGTGATCCTCATGGTACAGACCAATGGACAGTGGACGGAG TTGGACAGGACAGAGGTGATCAAGAGCAACTTGCACCCGGTCTTCGCCAAGGTTTTCTCATTGGACTACTACTTTGAAGAAGTACAGAAGCTGCGTTTTGAAGTGTACGACATCCACGGTACTCACAGCATCGGGACGCGTGATGATGACTTTCTGGGTGGTGTGGAGTGTACGCTTGGCCAG ATTGTGGCCCAAAAGAAGATGGTGAAGCCTTTACTTCTCAAGTATGGAAAGTATGCGGGCAAGTCCACTATCACG GTGCACGCAGAAGAAATTTCTGGCAACAATGGCTACGTAGAGCTTGCATTCTGTGCCAAGAAACTTGATGATAAG GACCTCTTCAGCAAGTCAGACCCCTTCTTGGAAATATATCGTATCAATGATGATGAAACCGAGCAGCTTGTTCACAGAACGGAG GTGATTAAGAACAACCTGAATCCTGTTTGGGAGCCATTCAAGGTGTCTCTCATATCCCTGTGCAGCTGTGATGAGGAACGGAAGCTGAAG TGCCTCGTGTGGGATTATGACTCCAGAGGGAAGCACGACTTCATTGGCGAGTTCTACGCTACTTTCAGGGAAATGCAGAAAATCTCCAGTGGAAATAAG GTGACGTGGGATTGTGTGAATCCCAagtacaaacagaaaaaaaggaatTATAAAAACTCAGGAGTAGTCATCCTAAGTGATCTCAAG CTCCACAGAGTTTACTCCTTCTTGGATTACATCATGGGAGGATGCCAGATTCACTTTACG GTCGCCATCGACTTCACAGCTTCTAATGGAGACCCCAGGAACAGCTGTTCTTTGCATTACATCAACCCCTACCAGCCCAACGAGTACCTGAAGGCTCTGATAGCTGTGGGGGAGATCTGCCAAGACTATGACAG TGATAAACGGTTTTCAGCTTTGGGGTTTGGTGCCAGAATCCCTCCAAATTATGAG GTGTCTCATGACTTTGCCATCAATTTCAATCCAGAAGATGATGAATGCGAAG AGATCCAAGGAGTCGTTGAGGCATACCAGAACTGCCTACCTAAAATCCAGCTGTATGGCCCCACCAATGTTTCCCCCATCATTAACAGGATAGCCAAGCTGTCAGCCGGTGATGGCAACATTAAAGACGCCTCT CGTTACCACatcctgcttatcctcaccgaTGGCGTGGTGACGGATATGGCGGACACACGAGAAGCCATCGTGCGAGCCTCCTATCAGCCTCTCTCCATAATTATTGTCGGCGTAGGCAATGCAGATTTTACAGACATGCAGATCTTGGACGGTGATGACGGTGTCCTACGCTCACCGAAGGGCGAGCCGGTCCTGAGGGATATTGTGCAGTTTGTGCCCTTCAGGGACTTCAAGACG